The following coding sequences lie in one Peromyscus maniculatus bairdii isolate BWxNUB_F1_BW_parent chromosome 3, HU_Pman_BW_mat_3.1, whole genome shotgun sequence genomic window:
- the Trh gene encoding thyrotropin releasing hormone isoform X1 codes for MGTWDATMPGRWLLLALALIFTVTGIRESCASPEAAQEEGAVTPGLGNVQMWPERRSLRKDLQRVRGDLGAALDSWISKRQHPGKREEEEENEAEERGDLGEGGAWSPHKRQHPGRRANQDKYSWVDMMEDSDWVPRSRLPHFFLDSWSLGIPQVKRQHPGRRSLPWLESDITKRQHPGRRFIDPKFQTSWEENEGEGGSMPEKRQHPGKRAVGHPCEAQGTCGQTGLLQLLGDLSRGQETLEKQSPQLEAWDGEPLLED; via the exons ATGGGTACATGGG ACGCCACGATGCCGGGCCGGTGGCTGCTGCTGGCTCTGGCTTTGATCTTCACCGTAACTGGTATCCGCGAATCCTGTGCCTCGCCGGAGGCAGCCCAGGAAGAGGGTGCAGTGACTCCTGGTCTGGGGAACGTCCAGATGTGGCCAGAACGTCGATCCTTGAGGAAAGACCTCCAGCGGGTGCGAGGAGACCTGGGTGCAGCCTTAG acTCCTGGATCTCGAAGCGCCAGCATCCGGgcaaaagggaggaggaagaagaaaatgaagctgaAGAGAGGGGGGACTTGGGAGAAGGGGGAGCCTGGAGTCCCCACAAACGACAGCACCCTGGCCGCCGTGCCAACCAGGACAAGTATTCATGGGTAGACATGATGGAAGACAGTGACTGGGTGCCACGGTCCAGGTTGCCACATTTCTTTCTGGATTCCTGGTCCTTAGGTATTCCCCAAGTCAAGCGGCAGCACCCCGGCCGGAGATCTTTGCCCTGGTTGGAGTCCGATATCACCAAGAGGCAGCATCCTGGCCGGAGGTTCATAGATCCCAAGTTTCAAACAAGCTGGGAAGAAAACGAGGGAGAGGGTGGCTCAATGCCTGAGAAACGCCAGCATCCTGGCAAGAGGGCAGTGGGTCACCCTTGTGAGGCCCAGGGGACTTGTGGCCAAACAGGCCTGCTCCAGCTCCTAGGGGACCTGAGCAGGGGCCAGGAGACCCTGGAGAAGCAAAGTCCACAGTTGGAAGCCTGGGACGGGGAGCCTCTGTTGGAGGACTAA
- the Trh gene encoding thyrotropin releasing hormone isoform X2 translates to MPGRWLLLALALIFTVTGIRESCASPEAAQEEGAVTPGLGNVQMWPERRSLRKDLQRVRGDLGAALDSWISKRQHPGKREEEEENEAEERGDLGEGGAWSPHKRQHPGRRANQDKYSWVDMMEDSDWVPRSRLPHFFLDSWSLGIPQVKRQHPGRRSLPWLESDITKRQHPGRRFIDPKFQTSWEENEGEGGSMPEKRQHPGKRAVGHPCEAQGTCGQTGLLQLLGDLSRGQETLEKQSPQLEAWDGEPLLED, encoded by the exons ATGCCGGGCCGGTGGCTGCTGCTGGCTCTGGCTTTGATCTTCACCGTAACTGGTATCCGCGAATCCTGTGCCTCGCCGGAGGCAGCCCAGGAAGAGGGTGCAGTGACTCCTGGTCTGGGGAACGTCCAGATGTGGCCAGAACGTCGATCCTTGAGGAAAGACCTCCAGCGGGTGCGAGGAGACCTGGGTGCAGCCTTAG acTCCTGGATCTCGAAGCGCCAGCATCCGGgcaaaagggaggaggaagaagaaaatgaagctgaAGAGAGGGGGGACTTGGGAGAAGGGGGAGCCTGGAGTCCCCACAAACGACAGCACCCTGGCCGCCGTGCCAACCAGGACAAGTATTCATGGGTAGACATGATGGAAGACAGTGACTGGGTGCCACGGTCCAGGTTGCCACATTTCTTTCTGGATTCCTGGTCCTTAGGTATTCCCCAAGTCAAGCGGCAGCACCCCGGCCGGAGATCTTTGCCCTGGTTGGAGTCCGATATCACCAAGAGGCAGCATCCTGGCCGGAGGTTCATAGATCCCAAGTTTCAAACAAGCTGGGAAGAAAACGAGGGAGAGGGTGGCTCAATGCCTGAGAAACGCCAGCATCCTGGCAAGAGGGCAGTGGGTCACCCTTGTGAGGCCCAGGGGACTTGTGGCCAAACAGGCCTGCTCCAGCTCCTAGGGGACCTGAGCAGGGGCCAGGAGACCCTGGAGAAGCAAAGTCCACAGTTGGAAGCCTGGGACGGGGAGCCTCTGTTGGAGGACTAA